The following are from one region of the Ruficoccus sp. ZRK36 genome:
- a CDS encoding DUF4175 domain-containing protein, which yields MPEFYRHLQHQRKLLFVLFLVLYVFSLLGLFSLAILAGSGLDVYASPWQEHSAWLYFNVLMLLAGIGFVGGILVILARRPTLAMLARLVERRHPALRENLTTAVEVLERGEPFNPLEQALIRQVERDTEKIVFRTATLPRWLHPVAAILIVVGAFMLFQATQQSSLYSKASYYQRDRLTGEATGLIVEPGDAEAPRGSDLTVTATINRWERDPQIILREDGREVRYPMMLDGQRVGQFTLFDLQEDTTYRVETSSLHSPEYSVTVYDAPRIEAVQLTLEPPAYTRHEAQEFSKLLDLFPIEGTQITLIVKTTPNVRTTLRVGEEETPFFGTTTFTADRDAEYQITLTNAENRKAVTESYKIDVTPDEPPVADVVDPGHDTNAQPDTILPLELYGADDFGLSKVELHVSVSGLPRRPIEVFTARPGSEPLLERNFLTQLDIPRLSVEHGDVVSYYFTVADNREPKPNVARSELYFVEVVKDLDRPQPESDSQGGEGDEAKKKEIDLRALIVELKRVIRQTYRIEPLTGDVRRQARQELGADLNKVQTEARTLLADIGQLLMQVEGGEFFLMVNNALQRLGEAEEEINADRPASAIPLQEEALSNLIQLESFLQATLPPSAGGGQGQPSEQSGQSQGDKEGQSQSEDAMGMQQMRELMAKLNSLAEDQAAQNERYERAERFSPGESERQQLSQAQEALRQAARDASASLQGEAGMGDIRREIAEAGRTMQSASSAISGGEAGQASKAGARAGESLLNAAALLDERIRQAAAGAMNELVSQAQGLAGQQAGAAEASGEAETAGGEGESKGALREQQLGLNDEFQQLMAEIERQAVQMGEAFPGAGEQLARASREAGKARTGAAMQRSANALLYGRYGKAGQLQGEAAEGLDALAENLAKARDQIPSMSAASLEKLINQVEQEQRRLSQQKNQSPGQQGESPGEEGESGQDGNNSLNQLGKNLQQAAKNLKNNELNELGARMSAPQGGDGASGDTTEAMGMLNQAETILQQYLRQQLVEERVNYKRQSAPPPDKYRTLVEEYFKNLAEEP from the coding sequence ATGCCTGAGTTTTACCGCCATCTGCAGCACCAGCGAAAGCTGCTGTTCGTGCTGTTCCTCGTGCTGTATGTGTTCAGCCTGCTGGGGCTGTTCAGCCTCGCGATTCTCGCCGGGTCGGGGCTGGATGTCTACGCAAGCCCATGGCAGGAGCATAGCGCCTGGCTGTATTTTAACGTGCTCATGCTGCTGGCGGGCATCGGCTTTGTCGGGGGGATTCTCGTCATTCTGGCTCGGCGTCCGACGCTGGCTATGCTGGCCCGGCTGGTGGAGCGGCGCCACCCTGCCCTGCGCGAAAACCTCACCACCGCGGTCGAGGTGCTGGAACGCGGCGAGCCCTTTAACCCGCTGGAGCAGGCCCTCATCCGGCAAGTCGAGCGCGATACCGAGAAGATCGTCTTCCGCACAGCCACACTGCCGCGCTGGCTCCACCCGGTAGCCGCGATCTTAATCGTGGTGGGCGCGTTTATGCTCTTTCAGGCTACCCAGCAGAGCAGCCTCTACAGTAAGGCCTCATACTACCAGCGTGACCGGCTGACGGGCGAGGCCACGGGGTTGATCGTCGAGCCCGGTGATGCCGAGGCTCCGCGCGGATCGGATCTCACCGTCACCGCCACCATCAACCGCTGGGAGCGCGACCCCCAGATCATTCTGCGCGAGGACGGACGCGAAGTGCGCTACCCGATGATGCTGGATGGGCAGCGCGTGGGGCAGTTTACCCTCTTCGATCTGCAGGAGGACACAACCTACCGCGTTGAGACCTCATCGCTGCACTCGCCCGAGTACAGCGTCACCGTTTACGACGCTCCCAGGATCGAGGCAGTCCAACTCACACTTGAGCCACCCGCCTATACCCGCCACGAAGCCCAAGAGTTTTCCAAGCTGCTGGACCTCTTCCCCATCGAGGGCACGCAGATCACCCTGATCGTCAAAACCACCCCCAACGTCCGGACAACGCTCCGCGTGGGCGAGGAAGAAACGCCCTTTTTCGGGACAACGACCTTTACGGCAGACAGGGACGCCGAGTACCAGATCACCCTGACCAACGCCGAGAACCGCAAAGCCGTGACCGAGTCCTACAAGATCGACGTCACGCCGGACGAGCCACCCGTGGCCGATGTCGTCGATCCCGGCCACGATACCAATGCCCAACCCGACACCATCCTCCCGCTTGAGCTGTACGGGGCGGATGACTTCGGGCTCTCAAAGGTCGAGCTGCACGTCTCGGTATCGGGTCTGCCCCGACGCCCGATCGAGGTCTTCACTGCCCGGCCCGGCTCCGAGCCACTGCTGGAGCGCAACTTTCTCACGCAGCTGGACATCCCCCGGCTCAGCGTCGAGCATGGTGACGTCGTTTCGTACTACTTCACCGTAGCCGATAACCGCGAGCCCAAGCCCAACGTCGCCCGCTCCGAGCTGTACTTCGTCGAGGTGGTCAAGGACCTTGACCGGCCTCAGCCCGAGTCCGACAGCCAGGGGGGCGAAGGCGACGAAGCCAAGAAAAAGGAAATCGATCTGCGCGCGCTCATCGTGGAGCTCAAGCGCGTCATCCGCCAGACCTACCGGATCGAGCCGCTCACCGGCGACGTCCGCCGTCAGGCCCGTCAGGAGCTCGGGGCGGACTTGAACAAGGTCCAAACCGAGGCGCGTACCCTGCTCGCGGATATCGGCCAACTGCTTATGCAGGTCGAGGGGGGCGAGTTTTTCCTCATGGTGAATAACGCCCTCCAGCGCCTGGGCGAAGCCGAGGAAGAAATCAACGCCGACCGGCCCGCGTCCGCGATCCCCCTTCAAGAAGAAGCGCTGAGCAATCTTATCCAGCTGGAAAGCTTTCTGCAGGCTACGCTCCCGCCCTCCGCCGGGGGTGGCCAGGGGCAGCCCTCCGAGCAGAGCGGGCAGTCCCAGGGTGACAAAGAAGGCCAAAGCCAGAGCGAAGATGCGATGGGCATGCAGCAGATGCGCGAGCTGATGGCGAAGCTCAACAGCCTCGCTGAGGATCAGGCAGCCCAGAACGAGCGTTATGAGCGGGCCGAGCGCTTCAGCCCCGGCGAGAGCGAACGCCAGCAACTTTCTCAAGCTCAGGAGGCGCTGCGTCAGGCAGCCCGTGACGCCTCAGCCTCCCTCCAGGGTGAAGCCGGGATGGGCGACATCCGCCGCGAAATCGCTGAGGCCGGGCGCACCATGCAGAGCGCATCCAGTGCGATCAGCGGGGGTGAGGCAGGCCAGGCCTCCAAGGCCGGAGCCCGCGCCGGAGAGTCCCTTCTCAATGCCGCCGCCCTTCTCGACGAGCGCATCCGTCAGGCAGCTGCCGGAGCCATGAACGAGCTTGTCTCGCAAGCTCAGGGGCTGGCCGGACAGCAGGCCGGAGCCGCCGAAGCCAGCGGAGAGGCCGAGACAGCCGGAGGTGAGGGTGAGTCTAAAGGCGCGCTGCGTGAGCAGCAGCTCGGCCTTAATGACGAGTTCCAGCAGCTCATGGCCGAGATCGAGCGCCAGGCCGTGCAGATGGGCGAAGCTTTTCCCGGTGCCGGTGAGCAACTCGCCCGCGCCAGCCGTGAAGCCGGTAAGGCCCGCACCGGAGCCGCCATGCAGCGCTCTGCCAACGCCCTGCTCTATGGCCGCTACGGCAAGGCCGGGCAGCTCCAGGGTGAGGCGGCAGAGGGGCTTGATGCGCTCGCCGAAAACCTCGCCAAGGCCCGCGACCAGATCCCGTCCATGTCGGCCGCCAGCCTCGAAAAGCTCATCAATCAGGTCGAGCAGGAGCAGAGACGCCTCTCCCAACAGAAGAATCAGTCTCCCGGCCAGCAGGGGGAATCTCCGGGCGAGGAAGGCGAATCCGGTCAGGATGGCAACAACAGCCTCAACCAACTTGGAAAAAACCTGCAACAGGCAGCAAAGAACCTGAAAAATAACGAGCTGAACGAGCTGGGTGCTCGCATGTCCGCCCCTCAGGGCGGGGATGGTGCCTCGGGTGACACGACTGAGGCGATGGGCATGCTTAATCAGGCCGAAACGATTCTCCAGCAGTACCTGCGCCAGCAGTTGGTCGAGGAACGCGTCAACTACAAGCGCCAGTCCGCACCGCCACCGGACAAGTACCGCACACTGGTCGAAGAATACTTTAAAAACCTCGCCGAAGAACCCTGA
- a CDS encoding D-2-hydroxyacid dehydrogenase, with translation MKPKVVILDAGTLDFSGEEPWAPLAELADVTRHDHTEHAQEAIVERCAEADVVITNKVPFDAATLEALPQLKLITLLATGYNNIDTAAARERGITVCNVPGYGNESVAQHTLALILELCNRVGDHAMSVRDGGWVRSLHICYWLQAPRELAELTVGLVGLGEIGRAVAERLLPYGCRLLAFTPSKRRGLDHPRFAWAGSMEELFEQSDIVSLHCPQTPTNAGFVNADLLARMKPGSYLINTARGTLVNEADLAKALQDGPLAAAALDVIAKEPMQAGHPLQNLPNVYMTPHLAWASEPARLRLLTVTADNLRAFLAGKPQNVVNA, from the coding sequence ATGAAACCGAAAGTCGTTATACTGGATGCGGGGACACTGGATTTCTCCGGGGAAGAGCCTTGGGCGCCCCTGGCAGAGCTGGCGGACGTGACTCGCCACGACCATACCGAGCACGCGCAGGAGGCGATCGTTGAGCGCTGCGCCGAGGCGGATGTCGTTATCACCAACAAGGTGCCCTTTGATGCGGCCACGCTGGAGGCGCTGCCGCAGCTCAAGCTCATCACCCTGCTGGCTACCGGGTATAACAATATCGATACCGCGGCGGCGCGGGAGCGGGGGATCACGGTGTGTAATGTCCCCGGCTACGGAAACGAATCGGTCGCCCAACATACACTGGCGCTGATTCTAGAACTGTGTAACCGGGTGGGCGACCATGCCATGAGCGTCCGCGATGGCGGTTGGGTGCGGAGCCTCCATATTTGCTACTGGCTGCAGGCCCCGCGCGAGTTGGCGGAGCTGACGGTGGGCCTCGTCGGACTCGGAGAGATCGGGCGCGCCGTGGCCGAGCGGCTCTTGCCCTATGGCTGCCGCCTGCTGGCCTTCACCCCCAGCAAGCGTCGTGGCCTCGATCACCCGCGATTTGCGTGGGCCGGGTCGATGGAGGAGCTCTTTGAGCAGTCCGACATCGTTTCCCTGCACTGCCCGCAGACCCCGACCAACGCCGGATTTGTCAACGCCGACCTGTTGGCCCGCATGAAGCCCGGCTCCTACCTGATCAATACCGCCCGTGGGACGCTCGTCAACGAGGCGGACCTGGCCAAGGCTCTCCAGGACGGGCCGCTCGCTGCGGCTGCCCTTGATGTAATCGCCAAGGAGCCTATGCAGGCCGGTCACCCGCTGCAAAATCTGCCCAATGTCTACATGACGCCTCATCTCGCCTGGGCGAGCGAACCGGCCCGTCTGCGGTTACTCACAGTCACCGCGGATAACCTGCGCGCTTTCCTCGCCGGTAAGCCCCAAAATGTAGTCAACGCCTAG
- a CDS encoding DUF58 domain-containing protein: MPPSVHDLLDPAHLAQLGNYALMARSAVEGFLSGMHRSLFHGFGTEFLQYRDYTPGADLKYLDWKLLARSDRLYTKVYQEETNMNVQLVLDASASLDYQGSRAACTKFRYACITAACLAYLATRQGDNVGLFAYNDTLREAIPCGHRAGQLERVLQALTRLQPEGSANHEAMLQLFGNQLRQRSVVIFLSDMLEGESLLPELLKHFRLRHCDTLAVQVLDPDELDLPMEGVARFKDSESGREVISWAESTRETYKSQMSDFREALTTGFNRSQVDLLSLTTHESLGYALARYLHHREAIR, encoded by the coding sequence ATGCCGCCCAGCGTTCACGACCTGCTCGACCCCGCCCATCTGGCTCAGTTGGGGAACTACGCCCTGATGGCCCGCTCCGCCGTGGAGGGCTTTCTCTCGGGCATGCATCGGAGTCTTTTCCACGGCTTCGGGACGGAGTTCCTGCAGTACCGCGACTATACGCCGGGCGCGGACCTCAAGTACCTCGACTGGAAGCTCCTGGCCCGCTCGGACCGCCTCTACACAAAAGTGTACCAGGAGGAGACAAACATGAACGTCCAGCTCGTGCTGGATGCCTCCGCCTCCCTGGATTATCAGGGCTCACGCGCGGCCTGTACGAAGTTCCGGTACGCGTGCATCACGGCCGCCTGCCTCGCCTACCTCGCCACAAGGCAGGGCGACAACGTCGGGCTCTTCGCCTACAACGACACCCTGCGTGAAGCCATCCCCTGCGGCCACCGGGCTGGCCAGCTTGAGCGCGTCCTGCAGGCCCTTACCCGCCTCCAGCCCGAGGGCTCGGCCAACCATGAGGCCATGCTGCAACTTTTTGGTAATCAACTCCGTCAGCGCAGCGTCGTGATCTTTTTATCCGACATGCTGGAGGGCGAGTCACTCCTGCCTGAGCTCCTGAAGCACTTCCGCCTGCGCCACTGCGACACGCTGGCCGTCCAGGTGCTCGACCCCGATGAGCTGGACCTCCCGATGGAGGGTGTGGCCCGGTTTAAGGACAGCGAATCCGGGCGTGAAGTGATTTCCTGGGCCGAGTCTACCCGCGAGACCTATAAGTCACAAATGAGTGACTTTAGAGAGGCGCTCACCACGGGTTTTAACCGCTCGCAGGTGGATTTACTCAGCCTGACCACCCACGAATCCCTCGGGTACGCGCTCGCCCGCTACCTGCACCACCGGGAGGCCATCCGCTAA
- a CDS encoding vWA domain-containing protein produces MLSFAQPLLLAGLAALALPLLAHLVNRARARPLRFPSVRYIGASQLPRDKRRHLRDLLLLLLRLLFIALAALALAGPLWTPPEDAPLASTTGQTRTVIVLDASASMSGWGAWEEAENAVREIAEQGNPTGLILFDTEVLATVPVGSPARTLEQIVADIPPGQRMGNPAPAIEAALNELGPDGLRKLVIISDFQETTWQSSAWPAAGEVVEVETIKVGDFTRPNAAVLDARAYPATGGRLRVLARVRNDSEKAQNVTVQLQSDDQVEEQTLTFGPGQTQTVAFLIDQAEDPQGTINLPDDAYAGDNSFSVWLGTPAPAQVVALLPGAQGLDKLEEVAFVQKALTATSADMPPAFVLNGVAPDFDFGAVAEAIDVLYLPGTAAELDAVQLEKLRDYVANGGVALITPGQNASRLFRQLREGELTETAFLGMPGRNRDRSEPFRIATLEPGSPLADVFTGKSARDLYLTEIYQYVKLRPGAKTSVLLATEDGDPLLVRETLGKGELLISALGLDPRWSDLPLRNAFLPVLREALSQATKADDTVIRLTVDEPLPADFPLPPGAIAPEVSAEPGVIELGPYIIQTNIDRSESLAQAAMLSDIRAQLGREAIERKSATSSAEAPAALALWPWLAAGALACLLAEMLLSAPSRRKAAHA; encoded by the coding sequence ATGTTGAGCTTCGCCCAGCCCCTCCTGCTCGCCGGCCTGGCTGCTCTGGCCCTGCCGCTGCTTGCGCATTTGGTCAATCGCGCCCGTGCCCGCCCCCTGCGCTTTCCCTCTGTCCGCTATATCGGGGCCTCGCAGCTGCCCCGAGACAAGCGTCGCCACCTGCGCGACCTGCTCCTGCTCCTGCTCAGGTTGCTTTTCATCGCGCTGGCAGCCCTGGCACTGGCCGGACCACTGTGGACGCCGCCAGAGGACGCACCGCTCGCCTCGACAACCGGCCAAACCCGCACCGTGATCGTTCTGGACGCCTCAGCCAGCATGAGCGGCTGGGGTGCCTGGGAAGAAGCCGAGAATGCTGTGCGTGAAATCGCCGAGCAGGGAAACCCGACCGGACTAATTCTGTTTGATACCGAGGTACTCGCCACCGTCCCCGTCGGCTCTCCCGCCCGCACCCTGGAGCAGATTGTGGCCGACATCCCACCGGGTCAGCGCATGGGAAATCCCGCCCCGGCCATCGAAGCCGCCTTGAACGAGCTCGGCCCAGATGGCCTCCGCAAGCTGGTTATCATCAGCGACTTTCAAGAAACCACCTGGCAAAGCTCGGCCTGGCCTGCAGCCGGTGAAGTCGTGGAGGTCGAGACGATCAAGGTGGGCGACTTCACCCGCCCCAACGCCGCCGTCCTCGACGCGCGGGCCTACCCCGCCACAGGCGGACGCCTCCGCGTGCTGGCCCGTGTGCGCAATGATTCCGAAAAGGCGCAAAACGTCACCGTCCAGTTACAAAGCGACGATCAAGTCGAGGAACAGACCCTGACTTTTGGCCCCGGCCAGACCCAGACGGTGGCTTTTCTTATTGATCAAGCCGAAGACCCGCAGGGCACTATCAACCTTCCTGACGATGCCTACGCGGGGGATAACAGCTTTTCCGTCTGGCTGGGCACGCCAGCTCCGGCACAGGTTGTCGCCCTGCTTCCCGGCGCGCAGGGGCTCGACAAGCTCGAGGAGGTGGCCTTCGTGCAAAAGGCGCTCACTGCCACCAGCGCAGACATGCCCCCGGCCTTCGTCCTGAATGGCGTGGCGCCGGATTTTGACTTCGGGGCAGTCGCGGAGGCGATTGATGTGCTCTACCTGCCCGGCACCGCCGCCGAGCTGGACGCCGTACAGCTGGAAAAACTCCGTGACTACGTCGCCAACGGAGGGGTCGCCCTGATCACCCCGGGGCAGAACGCTTCCCGGCTGTTTCGCCAGCTACGGGAAGGCGAGCTGACCGAGACGGCGTTTCTGGGCATGCCGGGGCGCAACCGCGACCGTAGCGAGCCTTTCCGCATCGCCACCCTGGAGCCGGGCAGCCCACTGGCCGATGTCTTTACCGGAAAGTCCGCCCGCGACCTGTACCTGACCGAGATCTACCAGTACGTAAAACTCCGCCCCGGAGCCAAAACGAGCGTCCTGCTCGCCACCGAAGACGGCGACCCCCTGCTGGTACGCGAGACGCTCGGTAAGGGCGAGCTGCTGATCAGCGCGCTGGGTCTCGACCCCCGCTGGAGCGACCTGCCGCTGCGGAATGCCTTCCTGCCCGTGCTACGGGAAGCCCTCTCCCAGGCGACTAAAGCCGACGATACGGTCATCCGCCTGACGGTGGATGAGCCGCTGCCCGCTGATTTCCCGCTGCCTCCGGGCGCAATCGCTCCCGAGGTCAGCGCCGAGCCCGGCGTCATTGAGCTGGGTCCCTACATTATCCAAACAAACATCGACCGCTCCGAGTCACTGGCGCAGGCGGCCATGCTCAGCGACATCCGGGCACAGCTCGGCCGTGAAGCTATTGAGCGAAAGTCTGCAACCTCCTCTGCGGAGGCACCGGCTGCGCTTGCGCTGTGGCCCTGGCTGGCAGCGGGGGCTCTGGCCTGCCTGCTGGCAGAGATGCTCCTGAGTGCTCCATCTCGACGAAAGGCTGCCCATGCCTGA
- a CDS encoding FAD-dependent oxidoreductase: MASSTPSPFPLQTHSVDFCVVGGGMAGLIAAVSAARRGCSVVLMHDRPVLGGNASSEVRMWICGAHGPHKKETGLLEEIQLLNQARNPQGMYAMWDSVLFEYAKMTPGLTTLLNCTCRDAEVEDGQLVSIEGWQLTTQTRHRVEARTFLDSSGDSILAPLSGAETREGRESREEYGESIAPRKSDLKTMGNTVLLQLEQTPYAQSFAPPQWAYHFGKDSNLPARVGSGLGENFWWLELGGLSNTISDSETIRDELYKAAWGVWDYMKNRGPQAEKLVNWRLRWMGALPGKRENRRYLGEHVLTQNDIEGGGAFEDIVAYGGWSMDDHHPAGLYYPGEATIFHRAPSPYGIPLRSLYSRNVKNLFCAGRNISATHCAMSSTRVMATCSLMGQAVGTAAALCTRDSIRPAQITGSVLQELQRMLMEDDCWLPGLTKPLPALMEAASYDDDTAAALLDGHERPIDGEDHAWEAAPGTALTLSFKNPRRAACVRLLFDSDLNDKKRMPVLYPHQERHTALPKQLVRDFQIEARTASGQWETIHQVTDNRRRLIVLPVDREVTALRFTGKSTWGDDKPVRVFSFEAHGEPLPLSTEPAAGKSWTDVVAALDPEDLQEPEHGLERKNRGRSLIGA; this comes from the coding sequence ATGGCAAGCTCGACTCCCTCCCCTTTCCCTCTGCAAACCCACAGTGTTGACTTCTGCGTAGTCGGCGGCGGCATGGCCGGCCTGATTGCGGCTGTCTCTGCGGCACGGCGTGGCTGCTCGGTCGTTCTCATGCACGACCGGCCCGTCCTCGGCGGTAACGCCTCCTCGGAGGTCCGCATGTGGATCTGCGGCGCGCACGGCCCCCATAAGAAAGAAACCGGCCTGCTGGAGGAGATCCAACTGCTGAATCAGGCCCGCAACCCGCAGGGCATGTACGCGATGTGGGATTCGGTCCTCTTCGAGTACGCAAAGATGACGCCCGGCCTGACCACGCTTTTAAACTGCACCTGCCGCGACGCCGAGGTCGAGGACGGGCAGCTCGTGTCTATCGAGGGTTGGCAGCTTACGACACAGACCCGCCACCGCGTCGAGGCCCGCACCTTTCTGGACAGCTCCGGGGACTCGATCCTGGCCCCTCTCTCTGGCGCGGAAACCCGTGAGGGTCGCGAGAGCCGGGAGGAGTACGGCGAGTCGATTGCCCCGCGCAAATCCGACCTCAAGACCATGGGCAACACCGTGTTGCTCCAGCTTGAGCAGACCCCGTACGCCCAGAGCTTTGCCCCGCCGCAGTGGGCCTACCACTTCGGCAAAGACTCGAACTTGCCCGCCCGGGTCGGCTCCGGTCTCGGGGAAAACTTCTGGTGGCTGGAGCTGGGCGGGCTGAGCAATACCATCTCCGACTCAGAAACGATCCGGGACGAACTCTACAAAGCCGCCTGGGGCGTATGGGACTACATGAAGAATCGTGGCCCCCAGGCTGAGAAGCTGGTCAACTGGCGCCTGCGCTGGATGGGCGCACTCCCCGGTAAGCGCGAGAACCGCCGCTATCTCGGTGAGCATGTTTTAACCCAGAACGACATCGAGGGGGGCGGGGCCTTTGAGGACATCGTCGCCTACGGCGGCTGGAGCATGGACGACCACCACCCCGCCGGGCTCTACTACCCCGGCGAGGCCACGATCTTCCACCGTGCGCCCTCCCCGTACGGCATCCCGCTGCGCAGCCTGTATTCGCGGAACGTAAAGAACCTCTTCTGCGCCGGGCGTAATATCTCGGCCACGCACTGCGCCATGTCCTCCACCCGCGTCATGGCGACGTGCTCGCTCATGGGGCAGGCCGTCGGTACTGCCGCCGCCCTGTGCACCCGCGACTCGATCCGCCCTGCGCAGATCACCGGCTCCGTCCTGCAGGAGCTGCAGCGCATGCTGATGGAGGACGACTGCTGGCTGCCCGGCCTCACCAAGCCGCTGCCCGCGCTGATGGAGGCCGCCAGCTATGACGATGACACCGCCGCTGCCCTGCTCGACGGGCACGAGCGCCCCATCGACGGCGAAGACCATGCCTGGGAGGCCGCACCCGGCACCGCGCTCACGCTTTCCTTTAAAAACCCGCGCCGCGCCGCGTGCGTGCGGCTGCTCTTCGACAGCGACCTCAATGACAAGAAACGCATGCCGGTGCTCTACCCGCACCAGGAGCGCCACACGGCACTGCCGAAGCAGCTCGTGCGGGACTTCCAGATCGAGGCCCGGACTGCCAGCGGCCAGTGGGAAACGATTCATCAGGTCACGGATAATCGGCGACGCCTCATCGTGCTGCCCGTGGACCGCGAAGTCACCGCCCTGCGCTTCACCGGCAAAAGTACTTGGGGAGACGATAAGCCTGTGCGCGTCTTCAGCTTCGAGGCACACGGCGAGCCGCTGCCGCTCAGCACCGAGCCCGCTGCCGGAAAAAGCTGGACGGATGTCGTCGCCGCACTCGACCCCGAAGACCTCCAAGAGCCAGAGCACGGCCTGGAACGCAAGAACCGGGGCCGCTCGCTGATCGGAGCGTGA
- a CDS encoding MoxR family ATPase produces the protein MPDTTQPASGEEIVARVKDARQRLFEELNRTIIGQEEAIEQIVISLLCSGHALLTGVPGLGKTLLVRSIADTFTLSFKRIQFTPDLMPADIFGTEVVEEDPATGRRNFRFVPGPVFANMLLADEINRTPPKTQAALLEAMEERQVTAAGQTHKLQPPFFVLATQNPIELEGTYPLPEAQLDRFLLNIKVDYLPLEKEVAMVAATTAPRAEGPQPVFTAEEIMELQKLVRSVPVAEEVVRFAVRLSAATRPSHPDCLPIAREKIKWGAGSRASQALVLAGKARALLDGRYAVSIEDIRALAAPVLRHRIIPNFHAEAEGVTSDRLIEDILATLKD, from the coding sequence ATGCCCGATACCACCCAGCCCGCCAGCGGCGAAGAAATCGTCGCCCGCGTCAAGGACGCCCGCCAGCGCCTGTTTGAAGAACTCAACCGCACCATCATCGGGCAGGAGGAAGCGATCGAGCAGATCGTGATCAGCCTGCTGTGCTCCGGCCACGCCCTGCTCACCGGCGTCCCCGGCCTGGGTAAGACCCTGCTGGTCCGCAGTATCGCTGACACCTTTACGCTGAGCTTCAAGCGCATCCAGTTCACCCCCGACCTGATGCCGGCGGACATCTTTGGCACCGAAGTGGTGGAGGAAGACCCCGCCACCGGCCGCCGTAACTTCCGCTTCGTGCCGGGCCCGGTCTTCGCAAATATGCTGCTGGCGGACGAAATCAACCGTACCCCTCCCAAAACCCAGGCCGCGCTGCTGGAGGCGATGGAGGAGCGGCAAGTCACCGCTGCGGGACAAACTCACAAGCTCCAGCCACCCTTTTTCGTCCTCGCCACACAGAATCCGATCGAGCTGGAGGGCACGTACCCGCTCCCTGAGGCTCAGCTGGACCGTTTTCTCCTCAACATCAAGGTCGACTACCTCCCGCTGGAGAAAGAAGTGGCCATGGTCGCCGCCACTACCGCCCCACGCGCAGAGGGGCCACAGCCGGTCTTCACCGCAGAGGAGATCATGGAGCTGCAGAAGCTCGTCCGCTCGGTCCCGGTGGCCGAGGAAGTCGTACGCTTCGCCGTGCGCCTGAGCGCCGCCACCCGACCCAGCCACCCCGACTGTTTGCCTATCGCCCGCGAGAAAATCAAGTGGGGGGCTGGTTCGCGCGCCTCGCAGGCCCTGGTGCTCGCCGGTAAGGCCCGCGCACTGCTCGATGGCCGCTATGCGGTATCGATCGAGGACATCCGGGCGCTGGCCGCCCCCGTCCTGCGCCACCGCATCATCCCGAATTTCCACGCCGAGGCCGAAGGAGTCACCTCCGACCGGCTGATCGAAGACATCCTCGCCACGCTCAAGGACTGA